The Candidatus Scalindua japonica genome includes a region encoding these proteins:
- the lpxK gene encoding tetraacyldisaccharide 4'-kinase — protein MIKEYYLSILSGQQRGFVAAIIKSTLTTFTLPYSAVLKTRNALYNNGIVRSTSLPAKVISIGNITTGGTGKTPLVEFSVKYLREIGKKVAILSRGYGGNNSSQEDNEITNDECLALKENLQDVPVLAGKDRVKNGEKAISEFGVDCVILDDGFQHFKLKRDLDIVVIDALNPFGGGKLIPRGGLREPLRNLGRADLFIISHCDQGKEQTIQSIYTRLKQINPRASVCESNHTAVQIDNIKDGTVLELEWLKGKRVYALSGIGNPESFTFTLKGLEADLIMHRVFRDHHNYTQSELDKVISDSQLLGADAIVVTQKDIVKIRKLEVKGANILSLKIEIQITKGIELYKEAIDRVVKN, from the coding sequence ATGATAAAGGAATATTATCTATCAATTCTTTCCGGACAGCAAAGAGGATTTGTTGCCGCTATAATCAAGTCAACTCTTACCACTTTTACGTTACCGTATTCAGCGGTGCTGAAAACAAGAAATGCTCTCTACAACAATGGTATTGTCAGGAGTACCAGTTTACCAGCAAAGGTTATCAGCATTGGGAACATTACCACAGGGGGTACTGGCAAAACACCTCTTGTAGAGTTTTCAGTTAAGTATCTTCGTGAAATTGGCAAGAAGGTTGCAATCTTGAGCAGGGGTTATGGTGGTAACAATTCTTCACAAGAAGATAATGAGATTACTAATGACGAGTGTCTTGCTTTAAAGGAAAACCTTCAGGATGTGCCTGTCCTGGCAGGTAAGGACAGAGTAAAGAACGGTGAAAAAGCAATAAGTGAGTTTGGAGTAGATTGCGTAATCCTTGATGACGGTTTTCAACATTTTAAACTGAAGCGTGATCTTGATATAGTAGTGATTGACGCTCTTAATCCGTTTGGTGGAGGGAAACTTATACCAAGAGGGGGCCTGAGAGAACCGCTTAGAAATCTTGGACGTGCAGACCTGTTTATAATATCACACTGTGATCAGGGTAAAGAACAAACTATCCAATCAATTTACACAAGATTAAAGCAGATAAACCCTCGTGCATCTGTCTGTGAATCTAATCACACTGCTGTACAAATTGATAATATTAAAGATGGTACGGTTTTAGAACTTGAGTGGTTGAAAGGAAAAAGGGTTTATGCCCTCTCTGGAATAGGCAACCCGGAATCCTTTACATTCACGCTGAAAGGACTTGAAGCTGATTTAATAATGCATAGAGTGTTTCGTGATCACCATAACTATACTCAGTCAGAATTAGACAAGGTTATATCTGACTCGCAGTTACTAGGTGCTGATGCGATTGTCGTAACGCAGAAAGATATAGTAAAAATAAGGAAATTGGAGGTAAAAGGTGCTAATATACTATCACTTAAAATTGAGATACAGATTACAAAGGGAATTGAATTGTATAAAGAGGCAATTGATAGGGTTGTTAAAAATTGA
- a CDS encoding potassium channel family protein, which produces MINILTQLIRNKITRLFLLTIAILFLGAVGLHYFEKTPHIVDAFWWSFVTITTVGYGDIAPSTVGGRIVGVIVMVFGIGLLGMFTATIASAFVETRLKEGKGVMDVKVNDHFIICGWSYKAKEIIAELRADKKIKNKPIVIVADIPEKPLDDENTFFINGEVDADIMTKANLRGASVVMILTDESLDSYSRDAKVVLNTLTIRKLNQDVYICVEISDARNMQHGKLAGADEIIVIGELSGNLLAQAALDHGITKIITELVSNRYGNELYKVKPPESFMDMKFIDILKILKEDYNAIILAIDSGKNNKLVANPPMDYTIKTGDELVLIAQERPQLGK; this is translated from the coding sequence ATGATAAATATATTAACTCAATTAATCCGAAACAAGATCACCAGACTGTTCCTCTTAACAATTGCAATTTTGTTTCTTGGTGCAGTTGGCCTCCATTATTTTGAAAAGACTCCTCATATTGTAGATGCATTCTGGTGGAGTTTTGTGACGATTACGACGGTTGGCTACGGTGACATAGCCCCATCAACAGTAGGAGGAAGGATAGTTGGAGTTATTGTTATGGTATTTGGCATAGGATTGCTGGGCATGTTTACGGCAACGATTGCCAGTGCCTTTGTTGAAACAAGACTTAAGGAAGGTAAGGGTGTTATGGATGTAAAGGTCAATGACCATTTCATTATTTGTGGGTGGAGTTATAAGGCAAAAGAGATTATTGCCGAATTACGTGCAGACAAGAAGATTAAAAACAAACCAATAGTTATAGTTGCGGATATTCCAGAGAAACCACTTGATGATGAGAATACTTTTTTTATCAATGGTGAAGTTGATGCTGATATTATGACGAAGGCCAATCTTCGGGGTGCATCAGTTGTAATGATCCTCACAGATGAAAGTCTTGATTCGTATTCGAGAGACGCAAAAGTCGTTCTAAACACTCTTACCATACGGAAGTTAAATCAAGATGTTTATATATGTGTGGAGATCTCTGACGCAAGGAATATGCAGCATGGAAAACTGGCAGGTGCAGATGAGATAATTGTTATAGGTGAGTTGAGTGGTAATCTGCTGGCTCAGGCTGCCCTGGACCATGGTATAACCAAGATAATTACCGAACTTGTCAGTAATCGTTATGGCAACGAATTATATAAAGTAAAACCTCCGGAAAGTTTTATGGATATGAAGTTTATTGATATACTGAAAATTTTAAAAGAAGATTATAACGCTATTATACTCGCAATAGATTCTGGAAAAAATAATAAATTGGTGGCTAATCCTCCCATGGATTATACTATTAAAACCGGGGATGAATTGGTATTAATAGCACAGGAACGTCCGCAACTTGGTAAGTAA
- a CDS encoding polyamine aminopropyltransferase: MPNPHLASQSRILKICIFATGCAGIVAEFVLSTLASYLLGNPILQWTILMSLMLFAMGVGCRISKYILNNLLDKFIFLEFSLSILCGVSVALCYWTSTFTKSTGLFIYAFSILIGLLIGAEIPLVTRMNGSYEELRVNISSVMEKDYYGALVGGILFAFFALPYFGLTYTPIALGIINFLVASILFWRFKHLLHYKKTIKISFWSITSFFLIFIFVVKPIILFSEQKKYKDRIIFEQQTTYQKIVITQWKDKYWLFINGNEQFSTFDEEKYHEPLIHPAMSLSEQSKNILVLGGGEGLAVREILKYKDVEKVTVVDLDPVMTDLAKYNPIITKINQNSMVDPKVNILNKDAFTFIEDSEEFYDVIFVDLPDPNSVALSRLYSREFYSLCRRRLNTYGIIVTQASSPVHSPNAFVCIIKTMESADFTVLPYHNNIPTLGEWGWCLGMKKGVVSNKVLKEKVMEIELPPPPTKFLNRDAIISMAHFGKGILERKDKLKVNTVLDPILVKYYKKGAWDVY, translated from the coding sequence ATGCCAAATCCACATTTAGCAAGCCAAAGCAGAATTCTCAAAATATGTATTTTTGCCACAGGCTGTGCGGGCATTGTAGCCGAATTTGTACTCTCCACTCTAGCGAGTTATCTTCTCGGAAATCCTATACTCCAATGGACGATATTGATGTCTCTGATGCTTTTCGCAATGGGCGTAGGATGTCGTATCAGTAAATACATACTGAATAACCTGCTTGACAAATTTATTTTTCTGGAATTCTCCCTCTCCATCCTATGTGGTGTTTCAGTAGCGCTATGCTATTGGACTTCTACATTCACCAAGAGTACAGGCCTGTTTATCTATGCATTCAGTATATTAATCGGTTTGCTGATTGGTGCGGAGATACCTCTGGTAACCCGTATGAACGGATCGTATGAAGAGCTCAGGGTCAACATATCATCCGTTATGGAGAAAGACTATTATGGCGCCCTGGTCGGTGGCATCCTGTTCGCTTTCTTCGCGTTGCCATATTTTGGCCTTACCTACACACCTATCGCCCTTGGGATAATCAATTTTCTGGTAGCGTCAATACTATTCTGGAGATTCAAACATCTGCTGCACTACAAGAAGACCATAAAAATTTCATTCTGGTCTATTACATCATTTTTTCTGATATTCATTTTTGTAGTCAAACCGATTATACTTTTCAGTGAACAGAAAAAATATAAGGATCGCATAATCTTTGAACAGCAGACGACATACCAGAAGATTGTCATAACACAATGGAAGGATAAGTACTGGCTTTTTATTAATGGAAATGAACAGTTTTCAACATTTGATGAAGAGAAATATCACGAACCACTTATTCACCCGGCAATGTCCCTTTCCGAACAGAGTAAGAATATACTGGTACTGGGAGGCGGAGAAGGACTGGCGGTACGGGAGATCTTAAAATATAAGGACGTAGAGAAGGTAACGGTCGTTGACCTCGATCCGGTAATGACTGACCTGGCAAAATACAATCCCATCATCACAAAGATCAATCAGAACTCCATGGTTGACCCAAAGGTAAATATCTTAAACAAGGACGCCTTTACCTTTATAGAGGACAGTGAGGAGTTTTATGATGTTATATTCGTTGACCTGCCCGACCCAAATTCTGTAGCTCTCTCCCGACTCTATTCAAGAGAGTTCTATTCGCTCTGCCGACGGAGGCTCAATACATATGGCATAATCGTCACACAGGCATCCAGTCCGGTACACTCCCCGAATGCGTTCGTCTGTATCATAAAGACAATGGAATCGGCCGATTTTACCGTACTGCCCTATCATAACAACATTCCGACACTCGGCGAATGGGGCTGGTGCCTGGGAATGAAAAAAGGAGTTGTTTCAAATAAAGTGTTAAAGGAAAAGGTAATGGAAATTGAACTGCCTCCCCCCCCTACTAAATTCCTGAACAGAGATGCCATCATTTCAATGGCGCATTTTGGTAAAGGAATTCTGGAGCGAAAAGACAAACTGAAAGTAAACACTGTCCTTGACCCCATTTTAGTAAAATATTACAAAAAAGGTGCGTGGGATGTCTATTGA
- the thiD gene encoding bifunctional hydroxymethylpyrimidine kinase/phosphomethylpyrimidine kinase, which yields MYKVLTIAGSDSCCGAGVQADLKVISALGAYGTCTITALTAQNSLGVSSVFDVPASFISQQIDAVISDIGTDALKTGMLVSEEVVEIVCDKFKKYSLKNLVVDPVITSHTGKRLLTGEGVRKLVTELIPLSCLVTPNIPEAEIMTERKIKNFSDIKEAAAVLYEQGASNVLIKGGHVINNGNEDDINEEIIDLFYDGNEFQCFREKRINMSNVHGTGCMYSAAIATELAKGNEMIGSITTAKKFITKVIKESSMPGKGSRLADFYS from the coding sequence ATGTATAAAGTTCTTACCATAGCCGGTTCAGATTCTTGTTGTGGCGCTGGAGTACAGGCTGACCTTAAAGTGATAAGTGCTCTCGGCGCATATGGCACATGTACAATTACCGCATTAACCGCGCAAAACAGTCTTGGTGTTAGCTCCGTTTTTGATGTTCCGGCATCATTTATCAGTCAACAGATTGATGCAGTTATTTCAGACATTGGCACTGATGCACTCAAAACAGGAATGCTTGTCAGTGAGGAGGTTGTAGAGATTGTATGCGACAAGTTCAAGAAGTATAGTCTTAAAAATCTGGTAGTAGACCCTGTTATTACATCTCATACAGGTAAAAGGTTATTGACAGGTGAAGGCGTTAGAAAACTCGTAACTGAATTAATACCGTTATCTTGCCTGGTAACTCCAAATATTCCGGAAGCTGAAATTATGACAGAACGTAAGATAAAGAATTTTTCAGATATAAAAGAGGCGGCTGCTGTCTTATACGAGCAGGGAGCTTCAAATGTGCTGATTAAAGGAGGACATGTAATAAATAATGGTAATGAGGATGATATAAATGAAGAGATTATTGATCTCTTTTATGATGGAAATGAGTTCCAATGCTTCAGGGAAAAACGGATAAACATGAGCAATGTTCACGGTACTGGATGTATGTATTCAGCAGCAATAGCGACGGAGTTGGCAAAAGGAAATGAGATGATCGGTTCCATTACAACTGCAAAGAAATTTATAACAAAAGTAATAAAAGAATCATCAATGCCTGGTAAAGGTTCCAGGTTAGCTGATTTTTACTCTTGA
- a CDS encoding HNH endonuclease: MQSTIALESSVLVLNKFYAAVHVVNAKRAFAMLFKECAEVVSVDEGQYNSYDFSSWVDVSAFKEEYRLPDEDRYESIKTVSLEIRVPKIIRLVVYDKLPRANIKFNRKNIFARDKNRCQYCGRKFSTSELSLDHVIPKTQGGTSNWKNIVCACTNCNKHKGGRRPAEAGMKLICEPIKPKYCPIIQLKLGSNKYNSWKQFLSNAYWSVPLE, from the coding sequence ATGCAGAGTACTATCGCGTTGGAATCCAGTGTTCTGGTTTTGAACAAATTCTATGCGGCTGTACACGTCGTAAATGCGAAGAGGGCATTTGCGATGCTATTTAAAGAGTGTGCTGAGGTTGTATCTGTAGATGAAGGTCAGTATAATTCATACGATTTTTCAAGCTGGGTAGATGTTTCAGCATTTAAGGAGGAATACAGGTTACCGGATGAGGATCGATATGAAAGCATCAAGACAGTTTCGCTGGAAATCAGAGTTCCAAAGATTATCAGGTTAGTTGTTTACGATAAGCTTCCCCGAGCAAATATAAAATTTAATAGAAAAAATATTTTTGCCAGAGATAAGAACAGGTGTCAGTATTGTGGCAGAAAGTTCTCCACATCAGAGTTGAGCCTGGACCATGTTATACCAAAGACTCAAGGAGGGACCAGTAACTGGAAGAATATTGTCTGTGCCTGTACAAATTGTAATAAACACAAGGGAGGTAGAAGACCCGCAGAAGCCGGAATGAAACTGATTTGCGAACCGATTAAACCGAAGTATTGTCCAATTATTCAATTAAAACTGGGTTCAAATAAGTATAACTCCTGGAAACAGTTCCTGAGCAATGCTTACTGGTCGGTCCCTCTCGAATAA
- a CDS encoding DUF350 domain-containing protein — translation MHFDNLISAIIYLVCCYFLFWLGKLAYDTIHRDVNVKDELVKKDNCAFALSLVGYYLGLVFAIGGVVVGESAGMLADLIDIFIYGPIAIILLNISTFINDKVILYQFNNKKEIIGDQNTGTGAVELAIYLATGMIIFGSISGEGGGIVTLLAFWAIGQVSFIITGYVYNLITPYCIHEEIEKDNAAAGVCYAGAIVGIANIVRHAIGEDFTSWGDSLLTLGCFFGFGIALLPLIRLFTDKVLLPGAKLTDEIVNQEKPNLGAAFISAFSYIGSSFLITWCL, via the coding sequence ATGCATTTTGATAATTTAATCTCAGCTATTATCTATCTGGTATGTTGCTATTTCCTGTTCTGGTTAGGAAAACTTGCTTATGATACGATTCATAGAGACGTCAATGTGAAAGATGAGCTGGTTAAGAAGGACAATTGTGCGTTTGCACTCTCCCTGGTTGGCTATTATCTTGGTTTAGTATTTGCGATAGGCGGCGTTGTAGTTGGTGAATCAGCTGGTATGCTAGCTGATCTTATAGACATATTCATATACGGACCAATCGCAATCATACTGCTGAACATATCGACATTCATAAACGACAAGGTAATTCTGTATCAGTTCAACAACAAGAAAGAGATAATAGGTGACCAGAATACGGGAACAGGAGCTGTCGAGTTGGCTATCTATTTAGCTACAGGCATGATAATATTCGGCTCTATCTCAGGTGAAGGCGGCGGAATAGTTACACTTCTGGCTTTCTGGGCTATTGGTCAGGTATCTTTCATAATCACCGGCTATGTTTATAACCTTATTACACCTTATTGCATTCACGAAGAAATTGAAAAAGATAATGCGGCTGCCGGAGTCTGTTACGCCGGTGCTATTGTTGGAATTGCAAACATTGTTCGACATGCGATAGGTGAAGACTTTACCAGCTGGGGTGATAGTCTGCTTACTCTCGGATGCTTCTTTGGTTTTGGCATCGCCCTTTTACCTCTGATACGTCTGTTTACGGATAAAGTCCTTCTGCCGGGAGCAAAACTAACTGATGAAATCGTTAATCAGGAAAAACCAAATCTTGGTGCAGCCTTTATTTCAGCCTTCTCTTATATAGGTTCATCATTCCTTATAACCTGGTGCTTATAA
- a CDS encoding 3-isopropylmalate dehydrogenase produces MYKIATIPGDGTGPEVVREGLKVLEAAAQKHGFKYELVDYDLGGERYLKTGEILPDSVVEELKQCNSIFLGAIGHPDVQPGILEKGLLLKARFALQQYINLRPVKLYPGVDCPLKDKGPDDIDFVVVRENNEGLYAGIGGFLKKGTPEEVATQEMINTRQGVERCIRYAFEYTRKRGKRKQLLLCAKTNVLTYAHDLWWRVFNEVGEEYSDIKREYAHVDATCMWMVKNPEWFDVIVTCNMFGDIITDLGAMIQGGMGIAAGGNVNPEGVSMFEPIGGSAPKYTDKNVINPVAAILALTMLLEQLGEDKAAASIERAVIDVIGNKLKGVNAGQMGYSTSEVGDLIVANIA; encoded by the coding sequence ATGTATAAAATAGCAACCATACCCGGGGATGGTACCGGGCCGGAAGTAGTTCGTGAAGGATTAAAGGTTCTGGAGGCAGCAGCTCAGAAGCATGGGTTTAAATATGAGTTAGTTGACTATGACCTTGGTGGCGAAAGGTATTTAAAGACAGGTGAAATTTTGCCTGATTCTGTAGTTGAGGAACTTAAACAGTGCAATTCAATTTTTCTTGGGGCGATTGGGCATCCTGACGTACAGCCTGGCATCCTCGAAAAGGGCTTGCTTCTGAAAGCACGATTTGCATTACAGCAATACATAAATTTACGTCCTGTAAAATTGTATCCTGGTGTAGATTGTCCTCTCAAGGACAAAGGACCTGATGATATTGATTTTGTTGTAGTGCGTGAAAATAACGAAGGTCTGTATGCAGGAATAGGCGGGTTCTTAAAGAAAGGCACTCCTGAAGAAGTCGCGACACAGGAGATGATCAATACAAGGCAGGGGGTAGAGCGCTGTATTCGTTACGCGTTTGAATATACAAGAAAACGAGGTAAAAGAAAGCAGCTGCTGCTATGTGCCAAGACAAACGTCTTGACTTACGCTCATGATCTGTGGTGGAGAGTATTTAACGAAGTAGGTGAAGAGTACAGCGATATAAAACGTGAGTATGCCCATGTTGACGCTACCTGTATGTGGATGGTAAAAAACCCAGAATGGTTTGACGTTATTGTAACGTGTAATATGTTTGGTGATATAATTACAGATTTGGGTGCGATGATCCAGGGAGGAATGGGAATCGCTGCGGGAGGAAATGTGAATCCCGAAGGTGTTTCGATGTTTGAGCCGATTGGAGGATCAGCCCCTAAATATACTGACAAAAACGTTATTAATCCGGTTGCAGCTATACTTGCGCTTACAATGCTTCTTGAACAGTTAGGAGAGGACAAAGCAGCTGCTTCTATCGAAAGAGCGGTAATAGATGTTATAGGTAACAAACTGAAAGGGGTAAATGCCGGACAGATGGGCTATTCAACTTCTGAAGTTGGCGACCTTATAGTAGCGAATATTGCGTAA
- a CDS encoding DUF4178 domain-containing protein, with translation MGWFGKKNKKEELDPLKDLVLSKLKVGYLVDYDMKTWEVTEYNTYDWDDGDISYEWELKSGNDVAYLELEDDDEPEWILAKKISFKSLGQGVRKFIRENDDPPNMIQYEGVEYTIDEGSGGYFCKGGGKERIEFLYWDYYDLSEEKTLTIEQWGEDKFEAAVGIYVEEYQFTNILPGL, from the coding sequence ATGGGCTGGTTTGGTAAGAAAAATAAGAAGGAAGAGTTAGATCCGTTGAAGGATCTTGTTTTGTCTAAACTCAAGGTTGGATATCTTGTCGATTACGATATGAAGACATGGGAAGTTACGGAATACAATACATACGACTGGGACGATGGAGATATCAGCTATGAGTGGGAACTCAAATCCGGAAATGACGTTGCATATCTTGAGCTTGAGGATGATGACGAGCCTGAGTGGATTCTGGCAAAAAAGATATCATTCAAGAGCCTCGGCCAGGGGGTACGTAAGTTTATTCGTGAAAATGATGATCCTCCGAATATGATCCAATACGAGGGAGTAGAGTATACCATAGATGAGGGCAGTGGTGGCTATTTCTGTAAAGGGGGAGGAAAAGAGAGAATTGAGTTCCTGTACTGGGACTACTACGATCTATCAGAAGAGAAGACACTTACCATAGAGCAGTGGGGCGAAGATAAGTTTGAAGCTGCTGTGGGTATCTACGTAGAGGAGTATCAGTTTACAAATATTCTGCCGGGTTTGTGA
- a CDS encoding PspA/IM30 family protein produces MASIFQRMFKVGQSHAHSAMDKFEDPIKMTEQGIRDLKKDLQGTMKSLAEVKGVAIRLKKEAEDNKRLAADYERKAMMLLQKMQSGGIDAAQAERLATEALSRKEDCSQKAVSLMQNWEQQDRMASQLQANVSKLRSTVSSYENELVTLRARAKTAAATRKINEQVARVDSSGTISMLEKMKAKVEEDESLAQSYGEIASAETSVDDEINAALGGNQLSAPSDQLLALKAKMGLLEQK; encoded by the coding sequence ATGGCAAGTATTTTTCAGCGTATGTTTAAGGTGGGACAGTCCCATGCGCATAGCGCGATGGATAAATTTGAAGATCCTATCAAAATGACTGAACAGGGAATAAGAGACTTGAAGAAAGACCTCCAGGGGACCATGAAAAGTCTCGCAGAGGTTAAAGGCGTTGCCATTCGCTTAAAGAAGGAAGCTGAGGACAATAAGAGGTTGGCGGCTGATTATGAGCGTAAGGCCATGATGCTGCTTCAGAAGATGCAGAGTGGCGGGATAGATGCGGCACAGGCAGAACGACTGGCAACAGAAGCCTTGAGCAGGAAAGAGGATTGCAGTCAAAAGGCAGTCAGCCTGATGCAAAACTGGGAACAGCAGGATAGAATGGCCTCACAGCTACAGGCAAATGTGTCTAAATTGAGATCAACTGTATCTTCTTATGAAAATGAACTTGTTACACTCAGGGCACGGGCCAAGACCGCTGCGGCAACTAGAAAAATTAATGAACAGGTTGCGAGGGTTGACTCTTCAGGTACTATTTCAATGCTGGAGAAAATGAAGGCAAAGGTAGAAGAGGATGAATCCCTTGCACAATCCTATGGTGAAATTGCATCCGCAGAGACGAGTGTTGATGACGAAATCAATGCCGCGTTGGGCGGAAATCAATTAAGCGCTCCAAGTGACCAGCTCCTGGCACTGAAGGCGAAGATGGGTTTGTTGGAACAGAAATAA
- a CDS encoding PEP-CTERM sorting domain-containing protein has protein sequence MPEPGTIVMLGIGLAGLGVVYLRRRWREKAGRGREENGSYSTG, from the coding sequence GTGCCCGAACCCGGAACGATCGTCATGCTTGGAATCGGCCTGGCGGGATTAGGAGTGGTCTACTTAAGAAGAAGGTGGCGGGAGAAAGCCGGACGGGGCAGAGAAGAAAACGGCTCTTATTCTACTGGTTAA
- a CDS encoding YbjN domain-containing protein, with product MSENLQKVKAYLDELEFAISSEDAGEEMVIIDDEEKGLKNLIIDCEDPVLVLEQVIMDVPKNTEGFFKRLLQMNRTLVHGAFVLDEEGAKVIFRDTLQLENLDKNELEGSINALSIALAEYAGELIEFSKSQE from the coding sequence ATGTCTGAAAATCTGCAAAAGGTGAAAGCTTATTTAGATGAGTTAGAGTTTGCAATCTCAAGTGAGGATGCCGGAGAGGAGATGGTTATTATAGATGATGAGGAGAAAGGTCTCAAGAACCTCATCATTGATTGCGAGGACCCTGTTTTAGTTCTGGAACAGGTGATTATGGATGTTCCGAAAAATACAGAGGGTTTTTTCAAACGACTTCTCCAGATGAATAGGACATTGGTACATGGTGCGTTTGTACTCGATGAAGAAGGGGCAAAGGTCATTTTCAGGGATACCTTACAGCTGGAAAATCTGGACAAGAATGAACTTGAAGGTTCTATTAACGCATTGAGTATTGCACTGGCGGAGTATGCAGGTGAGCTTATTGAGTTTAGTAAAAGCCAGGAATAG
- a CDS encoding DUF433 domain-containing protein has product MKGELIADWKDRVSVDPQMCHGKACIKGARVMVSVILDNLADGESAESILKSYPSLKQGDIHAAISYAAE; this is encoded by the coding sequence TTGAAAGGTGAATTAATAGCGGATTGGAAAGACCGGGTTTCTGTAGACCCACAAATGTGTCATGGTAAAGCATGCATTAAGGGGGCAAGGGTAATGGTTTCAGTAATATTGGATAATTTAGCTGATGGAGAAAGTGCTGAAAGCATATTAAAGAGCTATCCATCTTTAAAACAGGGCGATATCCACGCTGCTATTTCATATGCTGCTGAATAA
- a CDS encoding SGNH/GDSL hydrolase family protein: MDNLFKKNAIILFQGDSITDCGRNRDDPDDLGDGYTNQIARTLSDRYSQCSIRFINQGISGDKIRDLNIRWERDCIDIKPDLLSILIGVNDTLITPAVQFEKEYRTLLNRTTKAMDSRIILCEPFLLLEDNNIYRNDLNPKIEIVQKLSEEFSTLLLPLDKIFRESCSLHPLKYWAPDGVHPTPAGHALIAQSWIEYVDKNLSNYKY, encoded by the coding sequence ATGGATAATTTATTTAAAAAGAACGCCATAATACTTTTTCAAGGTGACAGTATTACAGATTGTGGTAGAAACAGAGATGATCCGGATGATCTTGGAGATGGATACACCAATCAGATAGCGCGAACGCTTTCAGACCGGTATTCACAATGTAGTATAAGGTTCATAAATCAAGGGATCAGTGGTGACAAAATAAGGGATCTTAATATCCGTTGGGAAAGGGATTGTATTGACATTAAGCCTGACCTATTATCTATTCTGATAGGCGTAAATGATACACTGATCACACCGGCTGTACAGTTTGAAAAAGAGTACCGAACGCTCTTGAACCGGACAACAAAAGCAATGGATTCCAGGATAATATTATGTGAACCATTTCTCCTGCTGGAAGATAATAATATTTACAGAAATGATTTAAATCCTAAGATTGAAATAGTACAAAAACTTTCAGAAGAATTCAGTACTCTCTTATTACCACTGGATAAAATCTTTCGTGAGTCCTGCTCACTGCACCCACTGAAATATTGGGCGCCTGATGGCGTACATCCTACACCGGCAGGACACGCGTTAATTGCACAATCATGGATTGAGTATGTTGACAAAAACCTTTCTAATTATAAATACTGA